ATACTATAAAATTTCTCATAAAAAGAGGCTCTTAAATCTAAAATTTCATCTTCTTTAAGGTACTCATCTAAAAATTTACCTAAATTTCTACCATAGTAAATTTCAGGTTTTAAGCCCAAAAAAGATGCACCTTGCTTAAATTTATACTCGGGTATTATATCTTTAGCTCTTAATACTCCATATAAATTTGAAAAAATAAGCACATTTTCATCTATATAATTTTTAGCCATTTGGTCTAAATTTTGGTACTTTAAGGCATCATATGCTACTCCAGTGTAGCGTTTTATTGCTTTTAGTCCGGTTTTAGATTTATAAGAGAATTTAAATCTTTGAGCATCGCTTAAGTTTTTAATGCCAAAAAATTTTGATAGCTCATCAATACTTGAGGATTTAATGAAATCATCATATTTAGATAAAAATTCCTCTCTTAAATTTAGGCCAAATATGAGATTTTCTACGCTAAATTTAGTATCTCCAACATCACTTCTTTTGGTTTCACTTGGAGAGAATAGTATCTTCATAATATTTCCTTATTTTCATAATGTTTTTATTTAGCACTACAATTGATTTTTAAAGCAATATAAAACGCCATTATAAGGGAGTTTTAAAAAAATAGTGGTACGCCCTAGAAGATTCGAACCTCTGACCTCTTGAACCGCAATCAAGTGCTCTATCCAGCTGAGCTAAGGACGCATTAAGCAAAAGTAAGGCTAGAATTATACTCAAAGCAAGCTTAAATTTAGCAAAAATATATCAAATTTAGAAATTTATACTTTTTTTAATCAAATTTATAATACCATTATCATTTTATATTGATTCAAAAAGGTCGCAAAATGAACTTGATACGAAAAATTCTCATAGCAAATCGTGGCGAGATAGCTGTAAGAGTTGTAAGAGCATGTAGGGATTTGCATATTGAAAGTGTTGCAGTATATACAAAACCAGACAGAGAAAGCCTTCATGTAAGAATAGCAACTGAAGCTTATGAGATAGGTGAACACCCTATGAATGGCTATTTAGACGGTGCTAAAATAGTAGAAATAGCCAAACAATGCGGAGCAGATGCAATCCATCCTGGATATGGATTTTTAAGTGAAAACTACGAATTTGCTAAGCTTGTAGAAGATGCAGGGCTTATTTTTATCGGTCCAAAAGCCGATGTCATACGAAAAATGGGCAACAAAAACATAGCTAGATATCTAATGCGTAAAAATGGAATTCCAGTTGTTCCAGGAACTGAAGCGATAAATCATGAAAATATTGATACTATCAAAAGATATGCTAAACAAATCGGCTATCCAGTTATCCTTAAAGCAAGTGGTGGCGGTGGCGGTCGTGGAATTCGTGAAGTTCATAAAGAAGAGGATTTAGAAAGGCTATTAGAAGATTGCAAAAGAGAAGCAAAGGCGTTTTTTAATAATGAAGAGGTATTTATGGAAAAACTTGTCATAAATCCTAGGCATATTGAGTTTCAAATTTTAGCTGATAATTACGGAAATGTTATACACTTAATGGAGCGTGATTGTTCTATTCAGCGTCGCCATCAAAAAATCATAGAAATCGCACCAAGTCCAACAGTTAGTGAAAATTTGCGTAAAACTATGGGAGTTACAGCTGTAGCCGCTGCTAAAGCTGTTGGATATAGCAATGTTGGAACGGTTGAGTTTTTGCTAGATGATTATAATAATTTTTACTTTATGGAAATGAATACTCGTATCCAAGTTGAACACGGAGTAACAGAAGAGATTACAGGAGTTGATCTGATAGTTCGTCAAATAAGGGCTGCTTCGGGTGAAATTTTAGATCTTGAACAAAGCGATATTAAAGCAAATGGATTTGCTATTGAAGCTCGTATTACAGCTGAAGATGCATCTAAGAATTTCTTGCCAGCTCTGGGCAAAGTTGTAGGATACTATCCAGCTCTTGGGCCATCAGTTAGAGTAGATAGTCACCTTTATAAAGACTACAATGTGCCGCCATTTTATGACTCACTTCTTGCAAAGTTAATAGTAACTGGAACTAGCTACGATTTAGCTGTAAATAAGCTAGAAAGAGCTTTAGAAGAGTTTAGCATTGAAGGAATCACCACAACTATACCGCTACTTTTGGCTGTTGTAAAAGGAAGAGAGTTTAGAAGAGGATTTTTTGATACATCTTATACTGATAAAAATATGGCTAGTCTTGTAAAAGAGATGGAAAAATACAAAAATAAAGCTAATAAATTTAAAAAAGAAGACGACCTTCATATAGTAATAGCTGAAGCGGTTAGGATGTTTGAAAGTGAGAACAAAAGATGAATGACTTTTTTAACGACCTAAAAGCTATAAAAAAAGAGTTAACTAAAGAGCAAACTAAATTAGAACAAGAAAAGACTAAAATTGAAGAGAGTATAAAACAAAGAGAAAAACGGCTTCAAGATGAGTTTTTAAAGTACGCAAAAGATGCTTGTATAAAAAAGATATGAACAGCGTTATACCCTTTTGTACTCTTGATACAAAGTGTCCATATTTAGGAGATAGAAACAGTAGAACGGAGTATATTTATATAAAAGGGTGTTTGCCAGAGATTAATAATAGTCTTGTAAAGCGAGGATTTAGGCGATTTGGAAGGTATTTCCAAAAGCCTATTTGTGAAGGTTGTGGTGAGTGTATAAGTGTAAGGATTGATGCTTTTAATTTTAAGTTAAGTAAAAGCCAAAGAAGAGTAATTCGTAAAAATTCTAATACCAAAATTTATATCTCACGCCCTTTAGCAGATGATAGTCATGTTGAGCTTTTTAGAAAATATCATAAATATATGAACATTAAAAGAGAGTGGAAATACTACGATATAGATCTTATAAAATACTATGATCTTTACATAGCAGGATATGAGAGTTTTGGCAAAGAAATTTCATACTATGTGGATGAAAAACTAGTTTGTGTTGATTTAGTAGATATTATTGATGATGGAATAAGCTCGATTTATTGCTACTATGACCCTGATTATTCGCACTTAAGTTTGGGTAAATTCTCACTTCTTAAAGAGATTGGTTTTGCAAAAGAAATGGGGCTTAGGTGGATATATTTAGGCTATTATGTTAAAGGTTGTCAAAGCTTAGAGTATAAAAAAGATTTTCTACCTCAAGAGAGTTTAGTTGAGTATGTGGACTTAGACAAAAGTCCTGTTTGGGTAAATTTTAAGGCATAAATTTGAAAAGCATAAGTTTTTTACAAGCCATATCAATTAGTTTTGGTGCCATTATTGGCTGGGGTGCTTTTGTTATGCCAGGAGATCTGTTTTTAAAAAATGGCGGGCTTAGTAATAGCTCTTTTGCTATCATAGTTGGTTTTGTTATGATACTTTTTATATCATTTAGCTATATGTATATGATGAAGCGTGATGGTGGTGATGGTGTGACTTGGGTGCTAAGATATCTTGGCATTAATCACGCTAAATTTTACACTCTTTTTACAACTCTTGGATATATATCAATCATCGCTTTAAATTTAACTGCTATACCGCTTTTGATTAGATATACTTTGCCAGATTTTATCTCTTTTGGGAAGCTTTATACACTTGGTGGCTGGGATATAGTTTTTAGTGAGGTTTTAGTAGCACTTTTAACATTAGCTATATTTGCTTATGTAAATAAAAAAGAAATCAGTGCAAAAACTCAGCTTTTTATCGCTTTGGGTATGGTTATTTCTATTTTGGTGCTGTTTATTTGGTCGCTTGGTGGTGCTAAATTTAATGGCTTAGTAGAGCCTAGGATGATGGAATTTGAGCCTTTAAATTTTAGTTATCTTGCTATTATAGCTGTTATGCCATGGGCTTTTGTAGGGTTTGAAACAACTCCACAAATTTCTACATCTATTAAAAATCCTAGAAATATTATTATTTTTATATCTATAGTCTCAGGCGCATTTTTTTATATAGTTGTAAATTTTATTACGGCTATAAATTTTGACTTTAGTTTAGATAGAGTTTTATCAAGTAGTTGGGCGATGGGCGAAGGTATAAAGACAAAACTTGGCGAATTTGGGTTTTTGATCCTTGCTATTTCAATGCTATGTTCAATAATTTCAGGCATAAATGGCTTTATGCTTACTACTGTAAAGGTACTAGAAAACTCAGGTAGAATCGGGATTATAAAGCACACAAGTCGAGCAAATTTGATAGGATTTATTGTCTTACTTTGTGCTTTAGCTCCTTTTTTAGGTAGGGCTTATCTTGTTGATATCGTATCAACAGCAAGTGTTGGCATAACTATATGCTATGCTTATATAACTTTTTTATCATTTAAAATTTGCTCAAATTTAGGTTTTAAGATTTTGTTTTTTATATCATTTTTGATAAGTTGTAGCTTTATATTGCTTCTTATTTTGCCATTTTCACCAGCATTTTTAAGTAAAGCTTCGTGGATGATACTTATTGTTTTTGTTATGTCTGTATCATTGTATAAATTTATAAAAGGTTAGATATGTTTGATAGGGTTAGCAAATTTAGCTACTTTTTTGCCACTGAGATTTTAAATTTAATCATAAAAGATGATAAAAAGTTATTTGAGATAATATATAAATTTATCCACCATGAAGAGATTAATTGGGATGATCCAAAATGTTTAAGCGAGAAGATAAACTACCGTAAAATTTATCAAAAAAATCCGCTTTTTTCACTATGTGCTGATAAATATAGAGTTAGAGATTATGTTAAAAACCACACGCAAATTTGTAAACTCATACCACTACTTGGAGTTTATGATAGTTTTGATGAGATTGATTTTAGCAAATTTGATTGTGATGTTATTCTTAAAACAAATCACGCAAGCTCAGTTGTAGCTATCATTAAAAAGGGTGATGAAATTGATATGAAAGCTTTGAAAAAACAGATGGATTTTGCTATGAGTATGGATTTTGGTGAGTTTTCCAGGGAAAGTCACTACTCAAAAATTCCACCCAAAATAATAGCTGAAAAACTAATGACTGATGAGAGTGGAAATATTCCAAATGACATTAAAATTCACTGCTTTTATGGCGAGCCAAAATTTATCCAAATAGCAAATCCAGAGCATACAACAAATGATATATTTGATCTAGATTGGAATAGATTAGATGTGATTTATAGAAATGAACCTTCAAATAATCCTATGAAAAAACCTAAAAATTTAGAACAAATTTTAAAGGTCTCAAGTGAGCTTTCAAATGAGTTTGACTATGTAAGGGTTGATCTTTATAACTTAGGCGATGAAATTTACTTTGGTGAGCTTACATTTACGCCAAATGGTGGCTTTGCTAAAATTTTACCACGAGAATTTGACTATGAGTGGGGGAGTTATTGGGATGTCAAAAAAAGTGTCCAAAACCAACGCTGCTAGGATTTTAGATACTCTAAAAATTAGCTATGAGCTAAAAGAGTATGAAGTAGACTTAGAAAATTTAGGAGCAGTTAGTGTGGCTAATAAAACAGGTCAAGATATCTCTAGCATTTATAAAACTATAGTTTGTCAAAGTGATGATTTTGAGTATCTTGTGGCTTTAGTTTCAGGAGATAAAACACTTAACTTAAAGCTTTTAGCAAAAGAAGCTGGTGTTAAAAGAGTTGAACTAATAAATCTTAAAAATTTAGAAAAAATCACAGGATATATACGAGGTGGCTGTTCGCCAATAGGAATGAAAAAAGCTTTTCCTACCTTTATAGACTCTGATATTTTAAATTTAAATAGCGTTTTAGTAAGTGCTGGGCTTAGAGGCAAGCAGCTTATGATCTGTGTAAAAGATCTGATCTTAGCTACAAATGCTAAAGTTTGTAAAATTTCCTAGAAAGGATACGCTTTGGATCTATTTGCTTTAAGTGATCACTGGTTATATATAAATTTTGGTATACCACTACTTATATGTTTAGCTAGAGTTTGCGATGTTACTCTTAGTACAATAAGGATTATTTTTGTATCAAAAGGTGAGCGTTTTATAGCTCCTGTTTTGGGGTTTGTAGAAATTCTTATATGGCTAGTGGCTATCACGCAAGTCATGCAGCACTTAGATCATTGGCAAAACTACATAGCTTATGCGCTTGGTTTTGCTCTTGGAAATTTTTTTGGTATCGTTATAGAAAACCGCATCGCTTTAGGGCATGTAATGGTTACTATCATCACAAAAACTGATGCTAAAAAACTTATAAAAATCCTTAGAGATAGCGGATACTGGGTAACTGAAGCAGATGCTATAGGAAATGATGGTGCGGTAAGTTTAATGGTAACTATCATCAAACGAAAAGAGATATCAGCAATAATTCCTATCATTAAGGAAAACAATCCTTGGGCTGTTTATACATTTAGCGATATAAGATATGTAAATCAAAAGATGGCAAATGTACCTGTTGTTTATAATCTAGAAAGCAAAGATAGTATAAAAGATGAAAGAATTTTAGAAAAAATTTAAATTTAGTTTGTCTGTTTTTAAATTTAATCCAAAAAGTATAAAATTTAATAAGTCTAAATTTGTATAATTTTTAAATGCTAAGTTTAAAGATTTTATATGATAAATTTATTACAGATTTAAATTGTAATTTTTATACCTTAAATTTAAACTATAAATTTGTCCTTTACTAAATATTTTTAGAATTTAAAGTCCTCTCCAAGGTAGTGTTTTCTAACATTTTCATCATTTGCTACTTTGGCTGCAGTTCCACTTGTAAGGAGTTCTCCATCTTTTATAACATAAGCTCTATCGCAAATTGCTAAAGTTTCACGAACATTGTGATCAGTTATTAAAATGCCTATATTTAGCTCTTTTAAGCTTTTAATTATACCTTGTATATCAGCTACAGCTATTGGATCAACTCCAGCAAATGGTTCATCAAGTAGCAAAAATTTAGGCGTTATAACAAGACTTCTTGCTATCTCACACCTTCTTCTTTCGCCCCCACTTAAACTTACTCCAAGACGGTTTTTAATCGGTTCTATATTTAAAAGCTCAAGCATCTCTTCAACTTTAGCTCTTGCTTCTTTTTTGCTCTTGTGTGCTACCTCTGCGGCTAAAAGTAAATTTTCTTCGACTGTTAAATCCTTAAAAACGCTACTTTCTTGAGGTAAATACCCAATGCCTTGTCTAGCTCTTTTATGAAGTGGAGTTTTAGTGATATCTTTTGAGTCAAGCACAACAGCACCACTGCTTGGAGGTATAAGACCACATATCATATAAAATGTAGTTGTTTTTCCAGCACCATTTGGACCAAGTAACCCAACTATCTCACCACTTTCTACTTTAAGCGAAAAACCTTTTATTATATTAGTTTTTTTAATTATTTTCTTTAGATCTATAGCTTCAAGTTTATGTTTTTCTGACATTTAACACCTTAAAATTCATATTAGAGCTACATTTTACCTAAATTTTAATAACTTTTAACTATATTTTAGATAAAATACCAGGTTATTTCAGATTAAAAAGGTTAAAGAGATGAAGAAAGATGTTAAAAAAGTAGTTTTAGCTTATTCGGGTGGATTAGATACAAGTATTATTCTTAAGTGGTTAGGCGATACTTATGGTTGTGAAGTTGTAACATTTACCGCTGATATCGGGCAAAATGAAGACTTAAAACCAGTAAAAGAAAAAGCCCTAAAATTAGGCATAAAAGAAGAAAATATCTTTACTCTTGACTTAAGAGAGGAATTTGTAAGAGATTATGTTTTTCCTATGTTTAGAGCAAATACAGTATATGAAGGCGAGTACTTATTAGGAACTTCTATAGCTAGACCGCTAATTGCTAAGTATTTGGTTGATATCGCTAAGAAAACTAAAGCTGATGCAATAAGTCATGGTGCAACTGGCAAAGGCAATGATCAAGTAAGATTTGAACTTGGTGCATACGCTTTAAATCCTGACATAAAAGTTATTGCTCCTTGGAGAGAGTGGGATTTAAATAGTCGTGAGAAGCTTTTAGCTTATGCTGGTAAACACAACATCGAAATTCAGCAAAAAAAGGGTAAATCTCCATACTCAATGGATGCAAATTTGCTTCATATCTCTTATGAAGGGCTTGTTTTAGAAGATCCAGCCGTTGCACCAGAAAGTGATATGTGGAGATGGACAACAGATCCAAAAGATGCACCTAATGAGAGTGAAATTATCGAGATTGAGTATAAAAATGGCGATCCAATTTCTCTAAATGGCAAAGCTTTAAAACCACATGAAATGCTTGATGCTCTAAACAATCTTGGTGCAAAGCACGGTATTGGAAGACTTGATTTGGTTGAAAATCGCTATGTTGGAATGAAAAGTAGAGGTTGCTATGAAACTCCAGGTGGAACTATAATGTTAAAAGCTCATAGGGCTATGGAAAGTCTTACTCTTGATAGAGAAGCAGCTCATCTTAAAGATGAGATAATGCCAAAATATGCTACCTTTATATATAATGGCTACTGGTTTAGCCCTGAAAGACTCATGCTTCAAGCACTAATTGATGAGAGTCAAAAGCATGTAAATGGTAAAGTTAGATTAGAACTTTACAAAGGAAATGTCATAGTTCTAGGTAGAAAAAGTGAGACTGATAGTTTATTTAATGCGGAATTTAGCACATTTGAAGAGGATTTGGTTTATGACCAAAAAGATGCGGCTGGATTTATCAAGTTAAATGCATTAAGATTTATAATAGCTGGTAAAAATGGTAGAAGTATGTAGAATAATATGTATTATTTTAAGT
The sequence above is a segment of the Campylobacter corcagiensis genome. Coding sequences within it:
- a CDS encoding acetyl-CoA carboxylase subunit A; translated protein: MNLIRKILIANRGEIAVRVVRACRDLHIESVAVYTKPDRESLHVRIATEAYEIGEHPMNGYLDGAKIVEIAKQCGADAIHPGYGFLSENYEFAKLVEDAGLIFIGPKADVIRKMGNKNIARYLMRKNGIPVVPGTEAINHENIDTIKRYAKQIGYPVILKASGGGGGRGIREVHKEEDLERLLEDCKREAKAFFNNEEVFMEKLVINPRHIEFQILADNYGNVIHLMERDCSIQRRHQKIIEIAPSPTVSENLRKTMGVTAVAAAKAVGYSNVGTVEFLLDDYNNFYFMEMNTRIQVEHGVTEEITGVDLIVRQIRAASGEILDLEQSDIKANGFAIEARITAEDASKNFLPALGKVVGYYPALGPSVRVDSHLYKDYNVPPFYDSLLAKLIVTGTSYDLAVNKLERALEEFSIEGITTTIPLLLAVVKGREFRRGFFDTSYTDKNMASLVKEMEKYKNKANKFKKEDDLHIVIAEAVRMFESENKR
- a CDS encoding ATP-grasp fold amidoligase family protein — its product is MFDRVSKFSYFFATEILNLIIKDDKKLFEIIYKFIHHEEINWDDPKCLSEKINYRKIYQKNPLFSLCADKYRVRDYVKNHTQICKLIPLLGVYDSFDEIDFSKFDCDVILKTNHASSVVAIIKKGDEIDMKALKKQMDFAMSMDFGEFSRESHYSKIPPKIIAEKLMTDESGNIPNDIKIHCFYGEPKFIQIANPEHTTNDIFDLDWNRLDVIYRNEPSNNPMKKPKNLEQILKVSSELSNEFDYVRVDLYNLGDEIYFGELTFTPNGGFAKILPREFDYEWGSYWDVKKSVQNQRC
- a CDS encoding APC family permease, encoding MKSISFLQAISISFGAIIGWGAFVMPGDLFLKNGGLSNSSFAIIVGFVMILFISFSYMYMMKRDGGDGVTWVLRYLGINHAKFYTLFTTLGYISIIALNLTAIPLLIRYTLPDFISFGKLYTLGGWDIVFSEVLVALLTLAIFAYVNKKEISAKTQLFIALGMVISILVLFIWSLGGAKFNGLVEPRMMEFEPLNFSYLAIIAVMPWAFVGFETTPQISTSIKNPRNIIIFISIVSGAFFYIVVNFITAINFDFSLDRVLSSSWAMGEGIKTKLGEFGFLILAISMLCSIISGINGFMLTTVKVLENSGRIGIIKHTSRANLIGFIVLLCALAPFLGRAYLVDIVSTASVGITICYAYITFLSFKICSNLGFKILFFISFLISCSFILLLILPFSPAFLSKASWMILIVFVMSVSLYKFIKG
- a CDS encoding argininosuccinate synthase, whose translation is MKKDVKKVVLAYSGGLDTSIILKWLGDTYGCEVVTFTADIGQNEDLKPVKEKALKLGIKEENIFTLDLREEFVRDYVFPMFRANTVYEGEYLLGTSIARPLIAKYLVDIAKKTKADAISHGATGKGNDQVRFELGAYALNPDIKVIAPWREWDLNSREKLLAYAGKHNIEIQQKKGKSPYSMDANLLHISYEGLVLEDPAVAPESDMWRWTTDPKDAPNESEIIEIEYKNGDPISLNGKALKPHEMLDALNNLGAKHGIGRLDLVENRYVGMKSRGCYETPGGTIMLKAHRAMESLTLDREAAHLKDEIMPKYATFIYNGYWFSPERLMLQALIDESQKHVNGKVRLELYKGNVIVLGRKSETDSLFNAEFSTFEEDLVYDQKDAAGFIKLNALRFIIAGKNGRSM
- a CDS encoding YaaA family protein — translated: MKILFSPSETKRSDVGDTKFSVENLIFGLNLREEFLSKYDDFIKSSSIDELSKFFGIKNLSDAQRFKFSYKSKTGLKAIKRYTGVAYDALKYQNLDQMAKNYIDENVLIFSNLYGVLRAKDIIPEYKFKQGASFLGLKPEIYYGRNLGKFLDEYLKEDEILDLRASFYEKFYSIKKPFITLKFIKDEKIVSHWAKFYRGAVLKEIAKANIKSLDEFQDLKVENLSIKEIKKQSNKTEITYKIR
- a CDS encoding DUF2179 domain-containing protein; its protein translation is MDLFALSDHWLYINFGIPLLICLARVCDVTLSTIRIIFVSKGERFIAPVLGFVEILIWLVAITQVMQHLDHWQNYIAYALGFALGNFFGIVIENRIALGHVMVTIITKTDAKKLIKILRDSGYWVTEADAIGNDGAVSLMVTIIKRKEISAIIPIIKENNPWAVYTFSDIRYVNQKMANVPVVYNLESKDSIKDERILEKI
- the ybaK gene encoding Cys-tRNA(Pro) deacylase produces the protein MSKKVSKTNAARILDTLKISYELKEYEVDLENLGAVSVANKTGQDISSIYKTIVCQSDDFEYLVALVSGDKTLNLKLLAKEAGVKRVELINLKNLEKITGYIRGGCSPIGMKKAFPTFIDSDILNLNSVLVSAGLRGKQLMICVKDLILATNAKVCKIS
- a CDS encoding arginyltransferase, with product MNSVIPFCTLDTKCPYLGDRNSRTEYIYIKGCLPEINNSLVKRGFRRFGRYFQKPICEGCGECISVRIDAFNFKLSKSQRRVIRKNSNTKIYISRPLADDSHVELFRKYHKYMNIKREWKYYDIDLIKYYDLYIAGYESFGKEISYYVDEKLVCVDLVDIIDDGISSIYCYYDPDYSHLSLGKFSLLKEIGFAKEMGLRWIYLGYYVKGCQSLEYKKDFLPQESLVEYVDLDKSPVWVNFKA
- the lptB gene encoding LPS export ABC transporter ATP-binding protein, with the protein product MSEKHKLEAIDLKKIIKKTNIIKGFSLKVESGEIVGLLGPNGAGKTTTFYMICGLIPPSSGAVVLDSKDITKTPLHKRARQGIGYLPQESSVFKDLTVEENLLLAAEVAHKSKKEARAKVEEMLELLNIEPIKNRLGVSLSGGERRRCEIARSLVITPKFLLLDEPFAGVDPIAVADIQGIIKSLKELNIGILITDHNVRETLAICDRAYVIKDGELLTSGTAAKVANDENVRKHYLGEDFKF